One Malania oleifera isolate guangnan ecotype guangnan chromosome 10, ASM2987363v1, whole genome shotgun sequence genomic region harbors:
- the LOC131165754 gene encoding RING-H2 finger protein ATL7-like: MSGSHSEAPSGCSKASAELKLYQAFIFSVPIFFTFVLLFLFYLFYLRRRRVDWTSFRMRASLTDADDPSRAELGLKKELRELLPIIVFKETFSIRDSQCSICLGDYQGEDRIQQIPACGHTFHMECIDHWLATHTTCPLCRLSLLVSARAPTETSNSEVEANHGSSNVENIGETSVQCWPQTSDGETHSDQHFSVLRNGDGRIAQSGSEGEEK, encoded by the exons ATGTCTGGCAGCCATTCAGAAGCACCTAGTGGTTGCTCAAAGGCTTCAGCCGAGCTGAAGCTGTACCAGGCTTTCATCTTCTCTGTGCCAATTTTCTTCACTTTTGTTCTCCTCTTCTTGTTCTACCTCTTCTATCTTCGTCGTCGGAGAGTCGACTGGACTTCTTTTCGAATGCGAGCTTCATTAACCGACGCCGACGACCCTTCCAGA GCTGAGTTGGGCTTGAAGAAGGAACTCAGGGAGCTGCTGCCCATCATTGTGTTCAAGGAGACCTTCTCTATCAGAGATTCGCA ATGCTCAATATGCCTAGGGGACTACCAAGGGGAGGATAGGATTCAACAGATACCTGCATGTGGCCATACATTTCACATGGAGTGCATTGACCATTGGCTTGCGACCCACACTACCTGCCCTCTCTGCCGCCTCTCCCTCCTTGTGTCTGCTAGAGCTCCAACCGAAACATCCAATTCCGAAGTAGAAGCCAATCATGGGTCTTCCAATGTAGAGAATATTGGTGAAACATCCGTCCAATGCTGGCCCCAGACCAGTGATGGAGAGACACATTCTGATCAACATTTCTCCGTGCTGAGGAATGGAGATGGAAGAATTGCCCAGAGTGGCTCTGAAGGAGAGGAAAAGTAG